One genomic region from uncultured Subdoligranulum sp. encodes:
- the nagB gene encoding glucosamine-6-phosphate deaminase, whose amino-acid sequence MKIIRAKDYNDMSRKAANIISAQVIMKPNCVLGLATGGTPVGTYKQLVDWYNKGDLDFSEVTTINLDEYRGLPREHPESYWSFMHRNLFDLVNINPASINLPDGTNMDAEAECARYDYVIKRVGGIDLQLLGIGHDGHIGFNEPGEAFELGTHCVDLKPETIEANKRFFDGQEDLVPKQAYTMGIKTIMQARKVLMVANGKGKAEIVKKAFFGPVTPEVPASILQMHPDFILVGDEEALSLI is encoded by the coding sequence ATGAAAATCATCCGCGCAAAAGACTACAACGACATGTCCCGCAAGGCCGCCAACATCATCTCCGCCCAGGTCATCATGAAACCCAACTGCGTGCTGGGTCTGGCCACTGGCGGTACCCCCGTAGGCACCTACAAACAGCTGGTAGACTGGTACAACAAGGGTGATCTGGACTTCTCTGAAGTGACCACCATCAACCTGGACGAGTACCGCGGTCTGCCCCGGGAGCATCCCGAAAGCTACTGGAGCTTCATGCACCGCAACCTGTTCGACCTGGTCAACATCAACCCCGCTTCCATCAACCTGCCGGACGGCACCAACATGGACGCCGAGGCGGAATGCGCCCGGTACGACTATGTCATCAAGCGGGTGGGCGGCATCGACCTGCAGCTGCTGGGCATCGGCCATGACGGCCACATCGGCTTCAACGAGCCGGGCGAAGCCTTCGAGCTGGGCACCCACTGTGTGGACCTGAAGCCGGAAACCATCGAGGCCAACAAGCGCTTCTTTGACGGCCAGGAGGATCTGGTGCCCAAGCAGGCCTACACCATGGGCATCAAGACCATCATGCAGGCCCGCAAGGTGCTGATGGTGGCCAACGGCAAGGGCAAGGCGGAGATCGTCAAGAAGGCGTTCTTCGGCCCTGTCACGCCGGAGGTGCCCGCCAGCATCCTGCAGATGCATCCCGATTTCATTCTGGTGGGCGATGAGGAAGCTCTGAGCCTGATCTGA
- the nagA gene encoding N-acetylglucosamine-6-phosphate deacetylase — protein MIIRNAKVFSDGCRFVEKDLIIREGRIVFGAEPLEGEEILDAKGAYALPGLVDIHFHGAVGHDFCDADEAGLQAIADFEASKGVLAICPATMTFSEEILNGIMDVAAAHKNERGADLVGINMEGPYISPDKVGAQNPKYVMAADAGMFRRLQARSGGLIRLVDVAPEVPGNLDFIRECHNEVRISIAHTCVDYETAKEAFAAGATHMTHLYNAMPGITHRAPGPIIAALEEGAEVELITDGVHIHPAMVRFTFRTFGDDHVILIADSMMACGLPDGQYSLGGQAVTVRGPRATLTEHPGTIAGSATCLYDCMKHAVRDMGVPLASAVRAASLNPARSIGVDADYGSLDAGRWGNVILADEELNILQVIRRGEVISR, from the coding sequence ATGATTATCCGTAATGCGAAGGTTTTCTCGGACGGCTGCCGCTTTGTGGAGAAAGATCTGATCATCCGGGAGGGCCGCATCGTCTTCGGCGCGGAGCCCCTGGAGGGCGAGGAGATCCTGGACGCAAAGGGTGCCTATGCCCTGCCGGGTCTGGTGGACATCCACTTCCACGGCGCCGTGGGCCATGATTTCTGCGACGCCGACGAGGCCGGGCTGCAGGCCATTGCCGACTTTGAGGCAAGCAAGGGCGTGCTGGCCATCTGCCCCGCCACCATGACCTTCAGCGAGGAGATCCTCAACGGCATCATGGACGTGGCCGCCGCCCACAAGAACGAGCGGGGTGCCGATCTGGTGGGCATCAACATGGAAGGCCCCTACATCAGCCCCGACAAGGTGGGCGCCCAGAACCCCAAGTATGTGATGGCCGCCGACGCCGGCATGTTCCGCCGGCTGCAGGCCCGCAGCGGCGGGCTGATCCGGCTGGTGGACGTGGCCCCCGAGGTACCGGGCAATCTGGATTTCATCCGGGAATGCCACAACGAGGTACGCATCTCCATTGCCCACACCTGTGTGGACTATGAGACCGCCAAGGAAGCCTTTGCGGCCGGCGCCACCCATATGACCCACCTGTACAATGCCATGCCGGGCATCACCCACCGCGCCCCCGGTCCCATCATCGCGGCCCTGGAGGAGGGCGCCGAGGTGGAGCTCATCACCGACGGCGTACATATCCACCCGGCCATGGTGCGCTTCACCTTCCGCACCTTCGGCGACGACCATGTGATCCTCATTGCCGACAGCATGATGGCCTGCGGCCTGCCGGACGGCCAGTATTCCCTGGGCGGCCAGGCCGTGACGGTGCGCGGTCCCCGGGCCACTTTGACCGAGCACCCCGGCACCATTGCCGGCAGTGCCACCTGCCTGTATGACTGCATGAAGCATGCGGTGCGGGATATGGGTGTGCCGCTGGCCAGCGCCGTGCGGGCGGCTTCGCTGAACCCGGCCCGCAGCATCGGTGTGGACGCCGACTACGGCAG